In Molothrus ater isolate BHLD 08-10-18 breed brown headed cowbird chromosome 26, BPBGC_Mater_1.1, whole genome shotgun sequence, the DNA window tgggtttcacattctctgaacctcagagaaaggaaaaacacaattctcatcatttgctgtgcctgtgtttgtgccgcagcagaatgcaatgtggggattgttcacccacagtgaGGGTGGTTtggttccttggcctgtcagggccaggtgtgtagccccacatttctcctcacagagaaaagcaaggcacggttcttcccaagaatatttctgagattcacattctctgatgCTCAGAGAAACGAAAAACAATTCttgtctcatttgctgtgcctgtgtttggctccttggcctatcagggccaagtgtgcagccccacatttctccgcacagagaaaagcaaggcacaattcctcccaagaatatttctgggtttcacattctctgaacctcagagaagggaaaaacacAATTCtcatcatttgctgtgcctgtgtttgtgccacagcagaatgcaatgtggGGACTGTTCACCCACAGTGAGGCCTtggttccttggcctgtcagggccaggtgtgcagccccacatttctcctcacagagaaaagcaaggcacaattcctcccaagaatatttctgagattcacattctctgaacctcagagaaaggaaaaacccaaatcttaccatttgctgtgcctgtgtttgtgccacagcagaatgcaatgtggggattgttcacccacagtgaGGGTGGTTtggttccttggcctgtcaggaaatagccccacatttctcctcacagagaaaagcaaggcacagtccttcccaagaatatttctgggtaTTATTTCTGAGCCTCagagaatgatcaaaacaattcttaaccatcccagcacaggttggacttgatgaccttagaggtctctcccaacctcattattctggggttctgtgggattctggggttctgtgggattctggggttctgtgggattctggggttctgtggttgtgggattctgggattctggggttctgtgggATTCTGTGGTTGTGGgattctggggttctgtgggattctggggttctgtggTTGTGGgattctggggttctgtgggattctggggttctgtgggattctggggttctgtgggattctggggttctgtgggattctggggttctgggattctggggttctgggattctgtggttctgggattctggggttCTGGGATTCCGTGATCGGGATtttgcacagcccagccccgtCCCTTCTCCCCTGGCAGCTGGTGGTCCACGTGGGCGTGTCGGGCATGGCCACCACTGTCACCCTGGAGAAGTGTGGCCACAACGTGGGCTACAAGGGGCTGGACAACTGTCGCTTCTGCCCGGGCTCGCAGTGCTGCGTGGAGGGCGGCCCCGAGTGCATCGACTCCATCATCGACATGGACGCCGTCAGCAGCAGGGTCTCTGCCCTGGGCCTGGATGTCACTGTCACCATCTCCAAGGACGCTGGCAGGTGTGGGCTGT includes these proteins:
- the PGPEP1 gene encoding pyroglutamyl-peptidase 1 isoform X2, which gives rise to MATTVTLEKCGHNVGYKGLDNCRFCPGSQCCVEGGPECIDSIIDMDAVSSRVSALGLDVTVTISKDAGRYLCDFTYYTSLYQSHGRSAFVHVPPLGKPYSAEQLGRALQAIIEEMLDFLEHSEDKINCQHEH